ATAATTTGAGTTACCCCTGCCACGGGGACTATGGTTAATGCACGCGCTGAATTTGTATTATTCGTTACTCTATAGCGAACAATCACCGTATCGGAGGGACGAAGCTTAAATGAAGTCACTGTTGTAGGCGTTAACGCAAATTTCGGAGTCACAGCAGCTACACAACTCGTTAGCATTATGAATAAAAAGCCCGCACTCATTCCCAGGAATTTTAATGATTTCCAGTTCAAGATTGTCTCCTTTTCTTTAATTAATCAATAGGTTAGATAGTGTAGGGGTAAAGGCTTTAGAAAGCAAAAAAATTGGTAAGCCAATTATCTATAGCGTTGCAGCAGGGAGTGAAGACAGATTTTTAACCTCTGATTCATTATCTTCATTCGTTCCAAAAGCCATTGCATATGTGCGTAAAGAAAAAATAATTGAGCTTAGGACGCCAAGGGCGATTGAAAGATTGATCATAATCGGCGATTGCATATAGTCGTCATGAAGACTTCTTTCTGCAAAAGAAACCATGAGTAAATGCCCTATATTTTTTCGTCCTTTATCCAAACCAGAGAAAAAAGCCCAAGCCACATCGAACCAGGAACGCCAAAAAGATCGCGTCTTTTCAATAGGGAGGTGGATTTGAATTATATTATCAACAATCTGATTTATCATGGCAGGAATATTATTCACTAACACTAATTCCCCATTTAGATTTTTTCCAGATTCCTTTATTTGTTTCATCACTGCTTTTATCGTTGTAAAAAGTAATATGGAAATTCCTATACCCACACTACTAATTACCAAAGCAATAGGAACTGCGCTAAAAAAAATCGTCGCCCCTAAAATGATTTTATTAATGAATGCATACACACTTAACCCCTGTCTTGTTGCTTTAAGGGTTCTACCAAAGAGAGTGATTGCTTTGTCATCAAGCTCTTTTGACAATATAAAAATCTCATTATAAAGATGCGTCAGTTGAGTTGTACTATTCTCTTTTATGTCAACTGTAGTAGCAGTTAATGCAGCAACTTCTTTTTGTTTTAGGCGTAATTTAATAATTAAAATATGAACCTCCAACTCGCGTTGGTGTTCATACTCCTCATGAATACGAGTGGCTATGGACAATATTGCAAATGTTAAGCAACAAGCTGCTAATGGTATAAATGCCGGCGAAGTCAACGAAATAAAGGTCAAGATACCTATATAAAAAGCGACCCCTTCCATTAATCCTGTATAGGCCGCTGAAACATAAGCAAACTTTTGTTGGTTTTTAGATTGAGAGGGGATTTCTTGATAATAACCCTGCAACTTGTCTGGATCGTAACTATCATTCTCAGAGATGGCGGATATTTCTTTTAAAAGCGCTTGTAATCTGTCTTTTATCAGCTGTCGTTGATTTTGCATACGACGAAACCAAACGCGATTGACAATAGAAACGGCTCCCATGGTTAAACCAAAGGGTATCATCGCATAATCAAGATTTTGTTCTTTGAAAAAACTAGCTATTTTTACTGTATTGCTAACCGCCCGGCTCGTTTTTTTAAGCTCACTCACAGCACTGCGACAATAAGGCCAAAATGACGCCGCAGCTCGTCTAAACGCATTGGTTGCATTTTCTTCACTCATGTTCGCTATTAATGAAAAACCAACAAATGCCATAGCTTCTGCAAGTGCAATAGAAATACCTTCTGGTGTCTGTAACCAATCATGAATTAATGTAGTGGATGATTGATTGATAAATAAAACATCAAAGAAAAATTTCATACTCCCATACGCTGCAATCCCACCATCCAATAATCCATGCAATGCATAAATATATCCAACTTGGTGTATTTTTTTAGCAACTTGTGTATGTTGTTTAGACAATCGCCTGCTTAATGGGAGGTATCTGGATGTTTTTTTAGTAGACAAGCGGCTGGCAGGAGATGCTGAGGGATTGATGGTTGAAATGGATTGTTCTTTTTGCATCATTCCAAATTTTTAGAAGCTTAGTTGAAGGGGGTATTCTAAGCTAGCAAGACTTATAGAAATATTAAGAACAATAATTTTTTATACGAATTAATACTCTTTTTAAGTTTTCCAGGTATTTCTGAGACGTCTATAGTTAGATTAAAGATTCTAAAGGAATAGTTCATGGACTCAAAAGATGTTTATACTGGCACTTCAGGTTGGAGTTATACGGGCTGGCTAGGGAATTTTTATCCAGAAAAGATAAAACCTGACGCTATATTACCATTCTATTCGCAAACATTTGATTCAGTTGAGCTAAATAATAGCTTTTATCAAATTCCTAAAGAAAAAAATATAAAAAAATGGCTGGATTTAACACCTCCCCATTTTATTTTTTCTTGTAAAGCGAATCGATATATTACGCATATCAAAAAGCTACATGATGTCGAGGAGAGTGTAGAACGATTGCTTCATGCTTTTAGTCATTTTGAGAGTAAATTAGGCCCAATTTTATTTCAATTTCCACCCTATTGGCCTTTAGATCTCTCTTCTTTATAGTCTTTTATAGGCAATTTGCCCAAAGAATATCTTTATACTTTTGAATTTCGTCATAAAAGTTGGTTTTGTGAGGCACTTTACGAATTATTAAATTCCCATGAAATGACTCTGTGCTTTTATAATTTTAAGACATATCAATCTCCAGAAATTGTTACCGGTCGATTTATCTACATTCGCATGCATGGACCCAATAAAGAAACCTATCAAGGCTCTTATGAGGAGAGGGTTTTAACAGAGTGCACTCAAAAATTTGAGCGTTGGCAGCAAGAAGGAAAAACAATTTATTGCTATTTTGATAATGATGAAAAAGGTTTCGCCCCTACAGATGCGCGAAGACTTAAGGCATTGATAGAACATTCAAAATCCATATAATCTATTAATAAACTCTGATTACTCTGGACGAAATTTTATTATTCCCACACAATTGACCCAGAAGATCAATAAGGGATTTATCGATGAAAAAAAGGGCGCTGTGTAGTACGTTGCTTGGTTTATTCTGTGCACAACTTGTAGCTCAGGGAGAAAATACTTCTGAGAGATTAACTGAAAGCACCTCCTCTCTCCAAAGTAATGTTACAGTGCAACCTCATCCATCAATAGACAAAGAACATCAAGACGACTCCAGCTGCCAATTTAAAATATCCCCGGAAACAAACGAGATTGATGAAACGTTTGTTTTAGCCTGGACAACTCATGCTGCAATGCAATCTTTCCACTTCACACCTGATGCGATTGAACATCAATTGCAGCAGTTGCAATCGTGCTATACGCCCAAGGGATGGGAAGAGCTCAGCAAAGCTCTTTATAAATCAGGCAATATCGATCTCATTAAAACACGGGCATTCACTGTGAATAGTGAAATTGATGGTCCTGCTCAACTTATTGAAGCTCAAGGGGATTTATGGAAAGTTACTTTACCCTTAAGAGTAATCTATCAAAATGATCAAGAAAGAATTACCCATTTCCTAAATGTTTACTTCACAATCGGCCGAAAGCTAAGAGGAGAGCTTGGTATTATGCAGATGATTGCTATACCACGTGCCACTCCCTCCTTTCAAAAAGCAGGCTCTATGAAAGAAATAGTACAGGGTATTTATTCTATTTTGGCAGAAAAAAACACAGAAACTCACCACAATATGCAACAGAAGGTTATCTTGCCGTTTTTAGCCTCATTACTCCCAAATCCGACAAGAGTCGCCTCGAGCGCCTCTGAAGAAAGGGAGCGATCAAATTTAATGCAATATCAACCCACGAATTCCGTAACGTCACTACAAAATCTTGGTCGAGAAGAAAACTTACATAAAGTATATGCCGAAAATCCCATGCATTCCCCCAATAAGCCTGTCCCAATAGTTGTTCAAATTGATCCCAAATTTTTTTCATCCTGGGCAAATCAAGCTATCGCCCATACCCCGTCAGTAAAAACAAACTTAATTCCAATTGCTATGCAGGCGATTCGTGCGTGGTACGCTGAAAAAAACAGTTTAGCCATCCAACATATGACGCCAGCGGACGCCAAACAAACTCAAAAATTAATTTTAAGCGGGTTATTCGGTGATTCATCGGGTCAAAGTGAGCGTGATGACAAACAATGGAATATCACTTTGCCGTTAGATATTGCTTATCAAAATGACAAGGGAAAAATTACACATTTACTCAATATTAATTTTACCTTTGGATGGAAAATAAATAGTCATCTCGACATGGCCATGCTCTCTAAACCAACATTATTCAATTCAAACCGCCAAGAGCCCCCCCTCACCTCTTCACAACAAACGCAAGAGCTACTCCCTACTGAAATCGCATCATTACCTGGTGAATTTACAAATACTCCTAATACCATCGATTGTAACTATAAGATACCTGCTGAAATTACAAACATCGAGGAGCGGCTCATTTTAAATTGGGCAGAAAAAGCGACTATTCAATCGTTCGATTTTAACGCCGAAATGATAGACAACCAATTAGAGAAGCTACAATCATGTTATACGGAAAAGGGCTGGCTCGAATTTAAGACAGCCCTGGATAAATCTGGCAATATTGAAGCAATTAAAGCACTGCATTTAAACATGACTGGCCGAATGAACGGACAAGCGCAATTAATTGAATCCCGAGTCAATCAATGGAAACTTAAATTACCTTTGGAAGTAGTCTGGCAAAACGATAAAACAAGAACGACTCAATTATTAAACGTTGACTTAACAATTGGTAGAAAAGCAAATGGGGATCTTGGCATTATGCAGATCATTGCAACTCTTGGCGGGACAGCCTCTTTAAAATCAGGTGACTACATGACCTTAAGTCTGCATGAACTTGGATTTAGAATTAGTTAAGATTATTAATCAAAAATTTTAATTTTCCCCATAAAAATCTTTAAGACCTTTGCTATGCTATTTTTAAGATAGTAGATTTTGCCAACAAGGAGAGTATGGTGAAAAACTTCGATGCTATAATTATCGGAACAGGCCAAGCTGGTCCCTCACTAGCTGTCCGCCTGGCAGAAGCAGGCATGACTGTCGCTATTATTGAACGTAATAAATTTGGGGGCAGTTGTGTTAATACTGGTTGTATCCCTACTAAAACTTTAGTAGCCAGCGCTGAAATTGCTCATCAGGCTCAACGTGCCAACGAATTTGGGATTGAGATCAGCGGTTCAATTAAAACGGATATGAGCAAAGTTAAGGCGCGTAAAGATGCTATCGTTAGTAAAGCAAGTCATGGTGTCGAGCAATGGTTAAAAAATACCCCCAATGTTACCATTTTTCAGGGGCATGCCCGTTTCATTGATAACAAAACAATTGTAGTTAACGATGAGAAATTGTCTGGTGAGAAAATTTTTATTAATGTTGGCGCCCGTGCATTTATTCCTCCCATGGAAGGACTTGATCAAATTGATTGCCTAACCAACTCATCAATATTGGAATTAAACGAAGTCCCTGAACATTTGATAGTCGTGGGAGGCAGCTATATTGGACTTGAGTTTGCCCAGGCTTTTCGCCGTTTTGGAGCTCAAGTTACAGTCATTGAAAAGGCACCTCGACTTATCGCCCGAGAGGATTCTGATGTTTGTGACACTGTGCTTGAAATTATGAAAAATTCCGGTATTGATGTGCATCTTAATACAAACTGCTTATCTTTTTCCGCATCTGACCATGGAGTTACAGCCCATTTGGGCTGCGAGAATACGAAGAACACAGTGACCGGTTCTCATGTATTAATCGCAATAGGACGCAAACCCAACACTGACGATTTAGGGCTTGAAAATACTGATATTCAAATTGATCAGCGAGGTATGGTTGTAGTGAATGATGAGTTAGCAACTACCACTACCAATGTTTGGGCACTTGGTGAGTGTAATGGTCGCGGCGCATTTACTCATACAGCCTATAATGATTATCAAATTGTTGCAGACAATTTACTGAATGGTTCACAACGTAAAGTCACTGATCGCTTAATGGCTTATGCCCTTTATATTGACCCGCCATTAGGACGATGTGGGTTAACTGAAGCCGAAATTCGTGCCAAAGGGTATAACGCGCTGGTTGCCAAACGCCCTATGACTCAGGTTAAACGTGCCATGATCAAAGGGGAGCCTACGGGATTTATCAAAATTTTCATTGATGCTGATACACAAAAAATTCTTGGTGCAGCCATACTTGGTGTTAATGCCGATGAGATTATCCATTCTATTTTAGATGTTATGTATGCCGATAAACCCTACACCTTAATTCGAGATGCAGTTCATATTCACCCAACAGTCTCTGAATTAATTCCAACGACACTGGAGACCTTGAAACCACTGGAATAAAAAAGAGGATAGTTCTCTACCCAATCCTCTGGATGATGAAGGCATTACCATGCCCATTTCACCTCTTGCCAGTATTCTTGCTCAGGCGACTTCCCTCTATTAGAAATACTTTTTTTATGATTTACTTTAGGTACCTTCATCACCTTAGGAATTGTCTAGAATGTATATGGCTCGTTATTTGATGAAATGCTGTTTCCTGGTTGCTATTTTTTCTTCGATAGTTTCTGCAAAATCCGGCATCGTTGTATTTCAAAGTGATTTTGGCCAGAAAGATGCTGCTGTTAGTGAAGTCAAAGGTGTAATGTATTCTGTTGACAAATCGCTTGTTATTTCGGATTTAACCCATGAAATTCCGGCTTACAATATATGGGAAGCTGCCTATCGTCTTTATCAAGCAGCAGCGTATTGGCCCAAAGAAACAGTATTTGTGAGTGTTGTTGATCCTGGGGTTGGTACTCAAAGACGTTCTATCGTAGCCCTAACTAATAATGGACAATATTTTGTTACTCCTGATAATGGTAGTTTAACTCTAATTGATAACCTTTATGGGATAAAAGAAATAAGAATCATCGATGAAAGCAAAAATCGTTTAAAAGGTTCAGGAGACTCCTATACTTTTTTTGGTAGAGACGTTTACGGCTACACTGCTGCAAAACTAGCCTCAGGTAAAATTTCTTTTAATGAAGTTGGACCTGTATCAACTAAGCCTGTTGTTAGATTAGCTTATCAAAAACCTGTCATCGATAATCATGTTTTGCGAGGAACCCTCGTAATTTTAGATACGCAGTATGGGAATGTCTGGACTGATATCGATAGAAACCTAATTAAAACCTTCGGAATAAAAGCAAACGAACCTTATCAAATTAAAATTTACCATAATAAAACTCTAAAATATTCCACCAAACTTTCATTTCATCACACTTTTGGGGCAACAACCAAAGGTACTGAGTTACTCTATTTGAATAGCCTTTTTAATTTAGCCATTGCGGCTAATCAAGGCAATTTCGCAAAATTACATCAACTCAAGGCAGGTCCGGATTGGACAATTGCTATCGAGAAAATTAGGTCTTAATGTTTTCCTGGGTTTACCTTCTTCACCCCACCTGGATACTAGATGCCTCGGACAAGCCGAGGCACATAGATGCAAGTAAGCCCTCTCTAATTTAAGCCACCTGAAACCCAAGCCTACCGCCTCGTGAAACCAAACCCTACGTGCCTCGTGAAACCAAACCCTACGTGCCTCGTGAACCCAACCTACGTGCCTCGTGAACCCAACCTACGTGCCTCGTGAAACCCAACCTACGTGCCTCGGCTTGTCCGAGGCATCCAACAAGGCATACTGTTTGCTATATTAAAGTTAAGTACTCTCTATAAAAAAATGAATGGTCTTCGCAATTAATATGATTCTGCTAACAGCAGATCAATGCATGCTTTTTCTTATCAATTTAATGGTCGCCAGAAATGCGGGGCCAGCTGCATTTGGGGATTTTACAGTCGCGGTTAATTCTTTATTTTTAATTGGAACAATTGTGACTATGGGACTCGATTCGATAGTTGCTCATTATATTCCGAAGTACTATGTGAAAAAGAAGCATGATGAAATTCATTCCCTGATTTTATCCATCAAGAATTTCTTACAACCCATCTATCTGACATTATTTATTGGTGGGTTTCTTTTAAGCTTGGCAATTATCGCACTTAGCTATGCTCTGGAACATCTCAGACTATATGAGATGAGTCATCTTGTTACTCTCTTTCTTTGGGGCGCTGTAGTATTGTCCATTTACAATATTTACATGCAATTATTTCGTGCTGTGGGCTATATGCGCACTGCAATTTTCTTAAATATGCTTCAAACTCTTTTTTACTTTCTATTTACCTTATTCACCTATTTTTATTTTTATGACGTCTTGTTTCATAATAATGCCCAATATTTTGCTCACATTATGCTCATAAGCTTTATCCTAAGCTATGTCCTTATTGGATTTGCATTTATTCTAGTTCACCAAAAAACACAGTTAAATTTACGAATTACTTTAGACAAACTACGTAAGAATGATATTGCCTGGAAGAAAAAAATATCGGGATATACCATTCAAAATTTGGATAAATATGCCTTTACCGTAACCCCTCTTTTGATAACCGAATGGCTAGGAAAAGATGAATATATTGTTGGGCTATTCTCCGCTGTTGCATCAATTATTGCTTTAGGATTTACTACTTTAAGCCCCATCAATATATTAATAAAACCTGAAATTTCAGCGGCTTTTGCCCATGGCAAAGAATTTTTATTGAGAACTCTTTTTAAGTATGTAGGAATCTGTCTGGGTATTGCCTGTATCGTGGCTCTGACTCTGGGTATTTTTTCTGAACGAATATTATTACTCTTTAAATCAGATTTTATTGAAGTATTACCTTTTGTGTATATTGCCCTGATAAATCTTTTTTGTTACTCAATCTCTATGCCATTGACACTCGTTATTCAGTACTCACGGGAGGGAAGTAAAATTGGCGCACAATTTACTCTCTATATCTTACTTGTACAAATCATCGCTAGTTTAATTTTAATTTCTTGGCTTGATTTGCTAGGTACGATGATCTGCTATGTCGGTATCAATATTATTTATGTAATCGCTGCGTCTATTATTGCCTATAGAGTCTACCAACGAGAACCCTTTGGTCATCATGAATAGGCAGAACCTTAACCTAAGTCAATTAGCCATTCGTTTTGGCTGGGAAACACACGATATGCTCTGGTTTTACTACGGTGGATAAATATTCCAATGCAGTATTTACTTTCTCAGGTGCGTCAAAAAATTCGATAACAAGAGGAAGAGAAAAAGATAAATCGAGAAGAGATGCTGTATGAGTTCCTGTCTCACCAAAACCACTAATCGCTCTAAAAACACTCATACCACAAACTTTAATTTCTTTCTGTAAATACTTAAGGATGGTAGAGACAGATTCTTCCCCTTCAAGAGTATAAATTCTCACTATAGTCACATCAACCGTTTTCATATTATGCTCCCAGCCAAATTATTTTTTTATTCAAATTCACTCTTAACAACTTATCATTTAAAAGCCCTCAGAAATAGAGTAATCTCTTAATAGCAAAAGAAAATTCCCCATACTACCCCCTAGGTTAAGGCGCTTTAAGGTTACTTATGATAAGGATATTTAAGGTACCAAAAAATGAAATTAATTTACCGATTATTGTCATTTTAATAGCCGCCTTAATTGGTATTTATCATATTTTTTCCTATCTACTTCCTTTTACCAGTCACGCTTTTGTCGTGGCTAACGTTACTCCTGTTGCAGCTGACGTATCCGGCTTTATTACCAAACTTTATGTTCGTAATGGAAGTGTTGTAAAAGCAGGCGATCCATTATTTGAAGTTTATCAAAAGCCTTATCGATTAGCCTATGAAAGTGCCAAGGCAAAATACGAAGAAGCTATTGAACACCTTAAAGTAATCGATAGACAAACCCAAAAGACGAAATCGTTACTAAAAGCTGCAGAATTTGTCTATGGCAAAGCAAAATATGAGTTACAGGTAAAAAATGCACCCAGTGTTCGAGAGGGATTATCTAGACTTGAGGTCAGAAAACTGAATTATGATTTACATAGTGTAGAAAACAAAATGGATTCGTTGCAAAAGCAAATTGCGGTAGAAGATCAACAAGCCATTCGACAGAAAAAGCGTATTGCAGCACTAAAAGCAGAAATGCATAACGCACTTGTTAATTTAAACTTAACAGTTGTCAGAGCACCTACCGACGGTGTGGTTGATAACATGTATATTAGTTTAGGAACCCCTATCAAAACGCATAGGCCTTTGTTTTCATTTATTGATACCTCGACGTGGTGGGTGCAAGCCAATTTCTATGAAACTGATCTACGGCGCGTTCGACCAGGCGACAAAGTTTATATCGTCCTTCGAATGTACTACTTCAATAAAATATTCCACGGTGTCATTGTCAATTCTATCTGGGCTTCTGATAGACAACGAACAGTCACACGTACACAACAACAAGAGGTTAGCAGCAGTAATCAATGGCTACTGGAACCACAACGATTCCCCGTTCAAATAAAAATTCTCGATCCAGACCCTAAGTTTCCCCTCCATCCGGGTGCTAGTGCCTATGTTTATGTCAAAACTATATAACGTTATAGAGCATTATGATCAATATGGGGTTCACCGTCTCAACGGATTAAAAGTAGTTTATATTTTATTGATACTTTTTTTAGTAAATTTTCTTTTTTCGATTCCCAACCCCTATTTTTATTATTTTTATCTTCCTATTACTGCCCTAGGCGCTGAAATGGTTGGCGAGACACTGGAAGAAAAATATTTTCTTCTTTTCAGTTGTCTTATTATCGCCATCGTAACGGTATTTCTTTTTGATATATTTGCTGTTTCTCCTTTTTTTTGGATTTTTGCCTTTTTCTACTCTGCATTTCTTTATTTAGTAGCCATTGATAATAGACGCCATACACTTGTTATTGTCCCTATTGCCTTAAGCTTAGGCGCCTACTCCTTACTTTATCGCGAAATCAATATCAGCTTTTATACAGTTTTAAGTAATTGTCTAACCACTATTCTTTCCATGATTATTATTTTTGCAGCCTTAGTCCTCTTTCCTCGCAGTTATTATTTCCGTTTATGGTTAAGAGCTTTGCTATTACTCATCAATCAAACACTTGAACATTTATTGGCAATGCAAAATCAAAGGCGAATTAAATACGATCCTATCCAAGGTCATCTTATTCATTTGGTTCAATACGCCAACATGTTGCCCCACTCTTTCCCAACTTTCTCAATTTTAAAAATTAATTTACTCATGAATAAACTTCATTTACTGGTCTGTGTTACTGAGGAAATGGCTCTTATAATGGAAGGTGAGCGATTCCAACGATTCATTAATGAGTTGGATATTTTCAAAAAAGCGATCGCAAAAGAAAAGCCGTGTACATTGTTAAAAACGTCTCTTCCTATTTTGGATGATCTTATACAATCATGGAATTACATATGTTCAAAGCTATAAATTATCGCAAAACGCGTGCGCTGCAAATTTGTATTGTTTTTGCCACTGCGTTACTCATCCAGAGGTTATTGGGTTACACGCATGCAGGCTGGATTGGATTTGCTGTTATGATGATTTATGCAGGCTTTGAAAAAGGACCTAGTTTACAACGAACCACTTATCGATTTTGGGGAGCGCTTTGTGGTTTATTTTTATCCTATATTTTGTGGTTTCTTGGGCAGGTTAACTTTCGTTTTATCTTAATTATTATTCCTCTAATTGTTTATATGGCTTATTTTACCTTAGGTAAATCCTATGCGTTCCCTACCGTATTTACTGTGACGCTAACCGCACTAGGAACAGATTATTATGCCGGTAACAGTTATGCTGTCCCTAACTTTTTTTTCGATTATCTTCTATCGACTGTTGTTGCTTTACTTATCTGTTTTACGTTTGAATACTGGATATTTAGAGGAGATGATCTGTCGCGTAAATTTTTCATTGATATACAAAAAACTGTTCTTTTCTACCTGGAGGAATTATTTAATATCGTTCTTCGACAAACTCCTTTAAATCAAAGTCACTATTTAAAAACAAGCACACACTTCAATGAAAAAGTGATGGAATTATATACTTTCGTTACTATCACCAAGCATGATGATCGTGAGGAAATAGATTTTATCAAAGAGCTAGAGCTCTTTAATTCTATCGTGCATCAAGCTTATCATAACATTAGAAAACTCTTTGTTTTAGCCCCAGTAAAAAATGAACTGCTCATTTTAGAAACTAAAAATATACTGGAGCAATTAAGGAAAGTTAACCAAAATCAACGGATTAAGCATATTGGAGAATAAATTGATAAGGAAAATGGGGATACTTATTCTTGGTATTGCAGTAAGCTCCTGTACCCATTATTCCTCGCCTAAACTCCTTATTCCGGCAAAATGGTCAGTTCATAACGAACGCTACAAGGAAACCGAAGTCAACTTACCCTGTTTTCCATGGTGGCAACAGTTTAAAGACCCCGTATTAAATCAACTTGTTGATGAAGGTTTACTCTCTAACAATGACATAAAAATAGCTGTAGCAAATATTGAGGCTGCTCAAGGAGAGTTAAAACGGGTAAAGTTAAATTGGATTCCTGATGTGACTGGCAATGCTGGTTATTCTTCCTTTCCAGCTTTAGGTTTTCCTGGGGTTTTACTCACCGTTGTCCCCTCTTATACGATGAATATTTTTAAACAGATTAAAGAACAAAAAAAAGCAACTTATGAATTGATTGCAGTTAAAGCAATACATGAAGGGGTGCGATTGGCGATTATCGGCGAAATTACACGAAGTTATTTGAGTTATGTTGCACAAATTGAAGAGTTGCAGTTGCTACACACTTTAGAGAACGATCTCGCCAAATTTGCCAATATTTCGCAAGCAATGTTTTCCGATGGGATATTCGCCCAAATTAGCGTCGAACAAGCCAGAACAGAGCTTCATCTTACTCAGGCTCGAGAGAAATTAATTCAGCAAAATATTGTTATAAGCCAGAATGCCCTTCGTTATTTACTAGACAAAAATCCAGGGAACTTGCAACAAGGTCGCAGATTTAGTCAATTAAATGGTCAACAAATGATCGTTGGTTCACTACCACTATGCATTATTGAAAACCGACCTGATTTACAACAAGCTAAACAAGAATTAAAAGCGTCAAGTGAGGGAATCAATATCGCTTTTTCTAATCTACTACCCACCGTTCAATTATCGTTAGCGCGTGGTGAGATTGCTACAGTTCCTAATGGTTATCACTTAGGTCAATCCATTCACTTCAATCAAGCCATTTTAGAAATGCCTCTTTTAAGAGCATCTACTTTTGGAAAATTAGCTCATGCCAAGGGCTTAAATCGAGCTTCTTTTTACCGCTATACCGACACACTACGTAAAGTATTACGCGATGTTAACAATGCGCTATCGGCTCATGAATTATATAGTCAACGTTATGATGAGACATTACGGGCAGGACGCAATTTAAGGCGGGCCTATCAACTCAATGATAAGCTGTATCAGCGAGGTATTATTAGTCATCTTGAGCTGATTAAAGAGCGCATTAAATTGGATAAATTGGCTATTAAATTAAATGAATTTAAATTAGAACAGTTTCTTGCAATTATTAACCTCTATGAGAATTTGGCGGCGGGTTATAATTATCAACCCTCGGTATCTGTAGAAATTAAAAAAACCACCATTAAGATTGTTCACGTATCTAATCCTCCTTAGCTTGCGGAATCAAAATAATAGTTTTAGCTTCCCAAGTTACCCTTTACTTGAAGCCATTTGTCTAAAAAAACCTTCACGAAGCTGACGAGGTTGTCCATAGCAGAGGCCCTTTCACTTGCACTTATACAATATCGATTTTCATTATCCATAATTAATATTTTTTGCGGATTATCGCTAATTGCGCGAACAGTGAGGCAGTTGGCATTTAATAATTCACAGGTTGCAATGATCGCATAATCTTCCATAGCCACAGCTTTAGAGCCAGT
The nucleotide sequence above comes from Legionella hackeliae. Encoded proteins:
- a CDS encoding DotI/IcmL family type IV secretion protein, producing MKKRALCSTLLGLFCAQLVAQGENTSERLTESTSSLQSNVTVQPHPSIDKEHQDDSSCQFKISPETNEIDETFVLAWTTHAAMQSFHFTPDAIEHQLQQLQSCYTPKGWEELSKALYKSGNIDLIKTRAFTVNSEIDGPAQLIEAQGDLWKVTLPLRVIYQNDQERITHFLNVYFTIGRKLRGELGIMQMIAIPRATPSFQKAGSMKEIVQGIYSILAEKNTETHHNMQQKVILPFLASLLPNPTRVASSASEERERSNLMQYQPTNSVTSLQNLGREENLHKVYAENPMHSPNKPVPIVVQIDPKFFSSWANQAIAHTPSVKTNLIPIAMQAIRAWYAEKNSLAIQHMTPADAKQTQKLILSGLFGDSSGQSERDDKQWNITLPLDIAYQNDKGKITHLLNINFTFGWKINSHLDMAMLSKPTLFNSNRQEPPLTSSQQTQELLPTEIASLPGEFTNTPNTIDCNYKIPAEITNIEERLILNWAEKATIQSFDFNAEMIDNQLEKLQSCYTEKGWLEFKTALDKSGNIEAIKALHLNMTGRMNGQAQLIESRVNQWKLKLPLEVVWQNDKTRTTQLLNVDLTIGRKANGDLGIMQIIATLGGTASLKSGDYMTLSLHELGFRIS
- a CDS encoding FAD-containing oxidoreductase produces the protein MKNFDAIIIGTGQAGPSLAVRLAEAGMTVAIIERNKFGGSCVNTGCIPTKTLVASAEIAHQAQRANEFGIEISGSIKTDMSKVKARKDAIVSKASHGVEQWLKNTPNVTIFQGHARFIDNKTIVVNDEKLSGEKIFINVGARAFIPPMEGLDQIDCLTNSSILELNEVPEHLIVVGGSYIGLEFAQAFRRFGAQVTVIEKAPRLIAREDSDVCDTVLEIMKNSGIDVHLNTNCLSFSASDHGVTAHLGCENTKNTVTGSHVLIAIGRKPNTDDLGLENTDIQIDQRGMVVVNDELATTTTNVWALGECNGRGAFTHTAYNDYQIVADNLLNGSQRKVTDRLMAYALYIDPPLGRCGLTEAEIRAKGYNALVAKRPMTQVKRAMIKGEPTGFIKIFIDADTQKILGAAILGVNADEIIHSILDVMYADKPYTLIRDAVHIHPTVSELIPTTLETLKPLE
- a CDS encoding SAM hydrolase/SAM-dependent halogenase family protein — encoded protein: MYMARYLMKCCFLVAIFSSIVSAKSGIVVFQSDFGQKDAAVSEVKGVMYSVDKSLVISDLTHEIPAYNIWEAAYRLYQAAAYWPKETVFVSVVDPGVGTQRRSIVALTNNGQYFVTPDNGSLTLIDNLYGIKEIRIIDESKNRLKGSGDSYTFFGRDVYGYTAAKLASGKISFNEVGPVSTKPVVRLAYQKPVIDNHVLRGTLVILDTQYGNVWTDIDRNLIKTFGIKANEPYQIKIYHNKTLKYSTKLSFHHTFGATTKGTELLYLNSLFNLAIAANQGNFAKLHQLKAGPDWTIAIEKIRS
- a CDS encoding lipopolysaccharide biosynthesis protein → MVFAINMILLTADQCMLFLINLMVARNAGPAAFGDFTVAVNSLFLIGTIVTMGLDSIVAHYIPKYYVKKKHDEIHSLILSIKNFLQPIYLTLFIGGFLLSLAIIALSYALEHLRLYEMSHLVTLFLWGAVVLSIYNIYMQLFRAVGYMRTAIFLNMLQTLFYFLFTLFTYFYFYDVLFHNNAQYFAHIMLISFILSYVLIGFAFILVHQKTQLNLRITLDKLRKNDIAWKKKISGYTIQNLDKYAFTVTPLLITEWLGKDEYIVGLFSAVASIIALGFTTLSPINILIKPEISAAFAHGKEFLLRTLFKYVGICLGIACIVALTLGIFSERILLLFKSDFIEVLPFVYIALINLFCYSISMPLTLVIQYSREGSKIGAQFTLYILLVQIIASLILISWLDLLGTMICYVGINIIYVIAASIIAYRVYQREPFGHHE
- a CDS encoding DUF190 domain-containing protein, with the translated sequence MKTVDVTIVRIYTLEGEESVSTILKYLQKEIKVCGMSVFRAISGFGETGTHTASLLDLSFSLPLVIEFFDAPEKVNTALEYLSTVVKPEHIVCFPAKTNG